In the Engraulis encrasicolus isolate BLACKSEA-1 chromosome 9, IST_EnEncr_1.0, whole genome shotgun sequence genome, one interval contains:
- the LOC134455664 gene encoding copine-3-like produces the protein MAESLSVYPLSESFKRRQRNILNAMSAQSKVELTIACENLLDMDIFSKSDPLCVLYVNPSGTQWSEAGRTEMVLNCLSPHFSKKFLLDYYFEVVQKVKFELYDIDNASDDLSKQDFLGEFEATLGQIVSSRRLTRPLVLKTGLPAGRGTITIYAEEIKDSSVVKFEVEARKLDRKDFFGKSDPFLEFHRYTETGWHLAHRTEMVKRNLNPRWRPFKIPLQGLCGGDLAEPVKVECYDYNINGSHAFIGMFTTSLRRLKEASYSSPAEFECINPKKKKRKRRYKNSGVVIFKRCEIVKEYTFLDYIMGGCQLNFTVGVDFTGSNGDPYSPDSLHYISPDGVNEYLSAIWSVGQVIQDYDSDNLFPAFGFGAQLPPDGEVSHCFPMNFNPENPDCRGIDGIVEAYRMCLPRVKLFGPTNFSPIINQVSECAQQAANQKLAANYFVLLIITDGEITDMYQTCSAIVHAARLPMSIIIVGVGQANFDNMEILDGDDKRLTAPNGEAAARDIVQFVPFRDFKNSGHEALARSVLAELPEQVASYFRMVELKPVLDPHASSAESSVSPSNPGPPSSAPPSNPGPPPSAPFPSSAPPPPTSLFSPSAPGDPSLPVVPSAPDSEDDIDDCIGLKTTNCHDAFPSAPIYPSIPVCSSAPGPKEESTQNQHAFVYEKSLCNDASLADAVSPSAPICPPSPTCPLSPVGSSSPIRSSSPVRSSSPVRSSSPVRSSSPVRSSSPVRSSSPVRSSSPVRSSSPVRSSSPVRSSSPVRSSSPVSSSWGGGTDD, from the exons ATGGCAGAGTCACTGTCTGTTTATCCGCTCAGTGAGTCCTTCAAACGGAGACAGCGAAACATTCTTAATG CTATGTCGGCCCAATCGAAGGTGGAGCTCACAATTGCCTGTGAGAACCTGCTGGACATGGACATCTTCTCCAAATCGGACCCACTGTGCGTGCTGTATGTGAACCCATCCGGAACGCAGTGGTCTGAG GCAGGCCGCACTGAGATGGTGCTGAACTGCCTCAGCcctcatttttccaaaaagtttcTCCTGGACTACTATTTCGAGGTGGTACAGAAAGTTAAGTTCGAGCTTTATGACATCGACAACGCCTCAGACGATCTCAGCAAACAAGACTTCCTGGGCGAGTTTGAGGCCACCCTTGGTCAG ATTGTGTCCAGTAGGAGACTGACCCGCCCATTGGTCCTGAAGACTGGCCTGCCAGCAGGAAGAGGAACCATCACG ATTTATGCGGAGGAGATCAAGGACAGCAGTGTGGTGAAATTTGAAGTCGAGGCCAGAAAACTGGACAGGAAG GATTTCTTTGGGAAGTCTGATCCGTTCCTGGAGTTCCACAGGTACACAGAGACTGGATGGCACCTGGCCCACCGGACAGAG ATGGTAAAAAGGAACTTGAACCCTCGTTGGAGACCCTTCAAGATCCCATTACAGGGTCTGTGTGGAGGGGATCTGGCAGAACCAGTTAAG GTGGAGTGCTACGACTATAACATAAATGGGTCACATGCCTTCATTGGGATGTTTACGACTTCACTTAGACGTTTGAAAGAGGCCTCATACAGCTCACCA GCTGAATTTGAATGCATAAATCCGAAGAAGAAGAAGCGGAAGAGGAGGTACAAGAACTCAGGGGTTGTGATCTTCAAGCGGTGTGAG ATTGTGAAGGAGTACACATTCCTGGACTACATCATGGGAGGATGCCAGCTCAACTTCACG GTGGGTGTGGATTTCACAGGGTCTAACGGTGACCCTTACTCTCCGGATTCGCTGCACTACATCAGTCCTGATGGGGTCAACGAGTACCTCAGTGCTATTTGGTCTGTCGGCCAAGTCATCCAGGACTATGACAG TGACAATCTGTTTCCTGCATTTGGGTTTGGAGCTCAGCTTCCACCTGACGGGGAG GTGTCTCATTGCTTTCCTATGAATTTCAACCCCGAAAACCCTGACTGTCGAG GTATTGACGGCATTGTGGAGGCCTACAGGATGTGCCTGCCGCGGGTAAAACTCTTTGGTCCCACAAACTTCTCACCAATCATCAACCAAGTGTCAGAGTGCGCACAGCAGGCAGCCAATCAGAAATTAGCAGCG AATTACTTTgtcctgctgatcatcacagacGGTGAGATCACGGACATGTACCAGACGTGCTCGGCCATAGTGCACGCGGCACGTCTACCCATGTCCATCATCATCGTGGGGGTGGGCCAGGCCAACTTCGACAACATGGAGATCCTGGACGGTGACGACAAGCGACTGACCGCTCCCAACGGCGAGGCAGCAGCCCGGGATATTGTGCAGTTTGTGCCCTTCCGGGATTTCAAGAAT tctGGCCATGAGGCTTTAGCTCGGAGTGTGTTGGCTGAGCTACCAGAACAGGTGGCCTCCTACTTCCGAATGGTCGAACTGAAGCCAGTCCTTGATCCTCATGCCTCTTCTGCTGAAT CCTCAGTATCTCCCTCCAATCCTGGCCCTCCTTCCTCCGCACCTCCCTCCAACCCTGGCCCTCCTCCCTCCGCACCTTTTCCAtcctctgcacctcctcctcccacctcactATTCTCTCCCTCCGCTCCTGGCGATCCCTCCCTTCCCGTGGTTCCTTCCGCTCCTGACTCTGAGGATGACATTGACGACTGCATTGGCCTGAAGACAACAAATTGTCATGACG CCTTCCCCTCCGCCCCTATCTACCCCTCTATTCCTGTCTGCTCCTCCGCTCCTGGTCCTAAGGAAGAAAGCACTCAGAATCAACATGCCTTTGTCTACGAGAAATCTTTATGTAATGATG CCTCTCTTGCCGATGCCGTCTCCCCCTCTGCTCCCATCTGCCCTCCCTCTCCTACCTGCCCTCTTTCTCCTGTGGGTTCCTCTTCTCCCattcgctcctcctctcctgtccgctCCTCATCTCCTGTTCGCTCTTCTTCTCCTGTCCGCTCCTCATCTCCTGTTCGCTCTTCTTCTCCTGTCCGCTCCTCATCTCCTGTTCGCTCTTCTTCTCCTgttcgctcctcctctcctgtccgctCCTCATCTCCTGttcgctcctcttctcctgtccgcTCCTCATCTCCTGTCTCTTCCTCGTGGGGAGGTGGCACTGATGACTGA
- the LOC134455252 gene encoding cyclic nucleotide-gated cation channel beta-3-like codes for MKRKKKQNLLQLLLLSLQNPQLQLPLLLMELPTQMEKSQSREEPEKPKPIVINRYSDDLLREVAHRIRERTVIFKEKVVDPYASSPEHSPPPTPVYRVPDWIKKQEADRIAKEEAERKKKEDDERKAKEKKEKDEKMKEQKEKEKKELEEKLKEEEANKPKEVRLLPKCSCAWLDKILAPLEDKMDEYLGNTVDPFTDMRYIKWMFVVTIAYNYNVWLIPLRMCFPYHTEESIPYWIFFDILFDLVMIFDIIVFRQRLQFVKGGDIIKDRKLTKENYRASPVCKMDMISIIPFDLLSFQFGFLSVFRVNRFARNDSFNEFSDRLESIMKQAYIWRVTRTIGYLLYMLHLNACIYYVASAYLGLGTSKWTYDGQGNAYLRCYYYATRTLINIGGLPEPTTVFEIAFQMSNFFVGVFVFSSLLGQMRDVIGAATAGQTYFRNSMDNCVAYMVANRIPKLVQHRVRTWYNYTWDAQGMLDEGELLDRMPTVMKTAIAVDINMATFQKIDLFKGCDNQMMIDMLLRLKSIIYLPGDFVVKKGDIGKEMYIIKSGAVQVVGGPDNSIVFVTLKAGCVFGEISLLQSSANGGNRRTANVKAHGFANLFVLEKKDLFDILVHYPNSQKVLARKGKKLMKAKGPGAAKAEEDKKKAMTLFTQKPQTPKLLRAFGGLGKGGFLDKLKAAAAEQK; via the exons atgaaaagaaagaagaagcaaAACCTG ctccagctcctgctcctgagCCTGCAAAACCCGCAGCTGCAGCTGCCACTCCTGCTGATGGAGCTGCCAACCCAGATGGAGAAGAGCCAGAGCCGTGA GGAGCCAGAGAAGCCAAAGCCGATTGTGATTAACCGTTATTCAGACGACCTGCTGAGAGAGGTGGCCCATCGCATTAGAGAGCGCACAGTAATATTTAAGGAAAAGGTCGTGGACCCTTACGCCTCTTCACCAGAACACAGCCCACCTCCCA CACCTGTCTACCGGGTACCAGATTGGATCAAAAAGCAAGAGGCAGACAGGATTGCAAAAGAGGAggcagaaaggaagaaaaaggaggaCGATGAGCGGAAGgcgaaggaaaagaaagagaaggatgagaagatgaaagagcaaaaagagaaagaaaagaaggagctGGAAGAGAAGCTGAAAGAGGAAGAGGCCAATAAACCGAAGGAGGTTCGCCTACTCCCAAAGTGCAGCTGTGCCTGGCTGGATAAAATACTGGCGCCCCTAGAGGACAAAATGGACGAGTATTTGGGAAATACAGTAGACCCTTTCACAG ATATGCGTTACATTAAGTGGATGTTTGTGGTGACGATTGCCTACAATTACAACGTCTGGCTGATTCCGTTGCGCATGTGCTTCCCATACCACACAGAGGAGTCCATACCCTACTGGATCTTCTTTGACATCCTGTTTGACCTTGTGATGATTTTCGACATCATCGTTTTCCGCCAACGGTTACAATTTGTAAAAGGTGGCGACATTATT AAAGACCGAAAATTGACCAAAGAAAACTACAGAGCGTCCCCTGTCTGTAAG ATGGACATGATAAGTATCATTCCATTTGACCTTCTGTCCTTCCAATTTGGATTCTTGTCAGTGTTCAGGGTGAATCGCTTTGCAAGA AATGATTCTTTTAACGAGTTCAGTGATCGTCTGGAGAGCATCATGAAACAAGCTTACATCTGGAG ggTGACTCGAACAATTGGCTACCTATTGTACATGCTTCACCTCAATGCCTGCATCTACTATGTGGCCTCAGCCTATCTGGGTCTTGGCACTTCTAAGTGGACCTATGACGGACAAGGAAATGC GTACCTGCGTTGCTACTACTATGCCACTCGAACGCTGATCAACATTGGCGGTCTGCCTGAGCCCACCACTGTATTTGAGATCGCTTTTCAAATGTCCAACTTCTTCGTGGGTGTCTTTGTCTTCTCCAGTTTGCTTGGACAG ATGAGGGATGTCATTGGAGCAGCAACGGCTGGCCAGACGTACTTCCGCAACTCCATGGACAACTGTGTGGCCTACATGGTGGCCAACCGCATCCCCAAGCTGGTGCAGCACCGCGTCAGGACCTGGTACAACTACACCTGGGACGCGCAGGGCATGCTGG ATGAGGGGGAATTGCTGGACAGGATGCCTACTGTGATGAAAACAGCTATAGCGGTGGACATCAACATGGCCACTTTCCAGAAGATTGACCTCTTCAAG GGCTGTGACAACCAGATGATGATTGACATGTTGCTGCGACTCAAATCCATTATCTACCTGCCAGGAGACTTTGTAGTGAAAAAG ggagacATTGGTAAGGAGATGTACATCATCAAGTCTGGAGCTGTGCAGGTGGTGGGTGGCCCGGACAACTCCATCGTTTTTGTGACGCTGAAGGCtggctgtgtgtttggggagATCAG TCTGTTACAGTCCTCAGCCAACGGAGGCAACAGGAGGACGGCTAACGTGAAGGCTCACGGCTTCGCCAACCTGTTCGTGCTGGAAAAGAAGGATCTGTTCGACATCTTGGTGCACTATCCAAACTCTCAGAAAGTTCTGGCAAGAAAGGGAAA gAAGCTGATGAAGGCCAAGGGTCCGGGGGCTGCCAAGgcagaggaggacaagaagaaggCCATGACGCTCTTCACTCAGAAGCCCCAGACACCCAAGCTGCTGAGGGCCTTCGGTGGCCTGGGGAAAGGAGGCTTCTTGGATAAACTCAAG gCTGCAGCTGCTGAACAGAAATAG